The DNA sequence TAGAAGCCATTCCCACTAGTGACTCCACTTTCGAGTGTCGAAAAGGCTGTGTCTCTCCTCTCTTGAAAGCCAGTCCCTCCTGCACTTGAACCTCCACAGGTCTTGTACAAAAGCTCAAGGCCTGAGATTTGAGCAAACCCAGCAACTTCATAGAGCATGTAGCAGCCCAGGAGCTGGATTCTTGCTGCCACAGGCTTGCCACAGAGCTTGTCAGTGAGGGTTGGGAGCCTGCTCACACAGTTGTAACAGTCCACATTTGATAAGTCTCCTCTGCATTGGAAAAGGCCAGTGATTGTTGTTTGAGAAGTCCCTGTTGTGGTTTTGAAGAACCTGGTTTTTGAAGATTGTTGAACCAGGGTGCCATAGAGTGTTGAAATGGCTTGGGAGTAAACCCCAGATGGATCTGAGAGGGATTGTTTGGCACAACCCTTGTAGACCAATGTGTTGTAGTCTGGTGCAGATTTGGGGTGAGCTATGAGCTCAAGATTTGCAAAGATTGTCAAGAAAAGAGGGAGGATGCAAAAGGGTTTTCTTGGTAAGCTCATTCTGTAAAGcttgtattttttattgttGGATATGTTTTTTTGAATGGCAAATCATGGGTTGATTATGAGAGATTGAAAGGTGTTGAGAAAATATTCTGGACCCTCTTGATAATCTTGATTTTGATAAAGAATGGGGAGTTGGGTTCTGATAATCTTGATTTTCTTGATTCTTTAACTTGCTCAAAATGGGTTCTTGGTTTTGGACTTGGATTTTGGATTCACTTTGTCTTTTGATGTGCAGTAAAGATGAGGTAGGAGCATCTTTTTTACCCAACTACTGTGTGTATTGTATCTTCTACAAAGTTGGTATACATGTATACAATTGGTTGTGCTAGACAGATCACACACATTTTGATACAATAGTATTGAAAACAATTGTTCTATCCTACTTAAAATAATGTAAAgcaaaaacataaataattggTAGAACAATAGTATTTCATATCTTTTAAAACATGTTGTACAAATCAGAAATCGGAGATATTTATGATAAATCCAAGATTTTTAGTAAGATCGGAGtgtaatcaataaattaatagaatattttttaaaaattaatcagaaCCAGTTACATGTATACCATAAAAATGGAGCTAAAAAATGGCAGGGTAATGATGCACTGTTGATTGGGTTGAAGAAACCAATTTCTCAGCAAATGGGTTGGTTGGAGTGATTAAGTAAAGAGAGTAGTACAAAGGTTGAAGAAATGCAAAGGAGGAGAGAGAGGGGGTGCAGGAGGAGCCTTGGATTGTGTGGTGAGGTAAGTTAAAACTGTATAAAGAAAGTTTGACCCA is a window from the Daucus carota subsp. sativus chromosome 8, DH1 v3.0, whole genome shotgun sequence genome containing:
- the LOC108197731 gene encoding plasmodesmata-located protein 2 gives rise to the protein MSLPRKPFCILPLFLTIFANLELIAHPKSAPDYNTLVYKGCAKQSLSDPSGVYSQAISTLYGTLVQQSSKTRFFKTTTGTSQTTITGLFQCRGDLSNVDCYNCVSRLPTLTDKLCGKPVAARIQLLGCYMLYEVAGFAQISGLELLYKTCGGSSAGGTGFQERRDTAFSTLESGVTSGNGFYTTSYESMFVLGQCQGDLGTSDCGSCVKTAVQRAQVECGSSISGQIYLHKCFISYSYYPNGIPKRSSPTSSSSPYTPTSSSSPDTQQNTGKTVAIILGGAAGVGFLVICMLFARSLLKKNDDN